The following coding sequences are from one Mycolicibacterium aichiense window:
- a CDS encoding NAD(P)/FAD-dependent oxidoreductase, translating to MTETADVVIVGGGIEGCAAAWALSQRGITDVVVLERNTVGSGMTGKSSGIVRCHYGVSSLAAMATVGLEVFEKADEIFGDDIGFRQTGYVVGVGEPNVDSLRSSMAAQRAVGVQTEEIDAADVARLWPWADLSPFAAFGWEARGGYGDAYQTAQAFALAARASGVRIRQGATVTGLLTNGDAVTGVQLADGTQISAGSIVVATGVWTQPFLAPYGVDVPIRVVREQIVMISPGVDLGPVPVFSDLVSLQYVRPEVGGDVLFGNSDLSDVLTADPDDYLNRATEDFIDLTVDKVGTRFPGFADAAITSSYAGCYDVTPDWNPVISAGGRDGLFVAAGFSGHGFKIAPAVGRLVADLLVDGRSSDPRIPETDFRLSRFAEGDLLKSPYPYVGAGQMR from the coding sequence GTGACCGAGACCGCCGACGTCGTCATCGTCGGTGGCGGCATCGAGGGGTGTGCCGCCGCTTGGGCGCTGAGCCAGCGCGGAATCACCGATGTCGTTGTCCTCGAACGCAATACCGTCGGTTCCGGGATGACCGGCAAGTCCAGCGGGATTGTGCGCTGCCACTACGGCGTGAGTTCCCTGGCCGCGATGGCAACCGTCGGCCTGGAGGTGTTCGAAAAGGCCGACGAGATCTTCGGTGACGACATCGGTTTCCGCCAAACGGGGTACGTCGTCGGTGTCGGCGAACCCAACGTCGACTCCTTGCGCAGCAGCATGGCCGCGCAGCGAGCGGTCGGCGTGCAGACCGAGGAGATCGACGCCGCTGACGTGGCCCGGCTGTGGCCGTGGGCCGACCTGTCCCCGTTCGCCGCATTCGGGTGGGAGGCGCGCGGCGGATACGGCGACGCCTACCAGACCGCCCAGGCGTTCGCCCTCGCCGCCCGGGCGAGCGGAGTACGAATCCGCCAGGGCGCCACCGTCACCGGCCTGCTCACCAACGGCGACGCCGTCACCGGGGTGCAGCTGGCCGACGGAACACAGATCAGCGCGGGCAGCATCGTGGTCGCGACCGGCGTGTGGACACAACCCTTCCTGGCGCCCTACGGCGTCGACGTGCCCATCCGGGTGGTCCGCGAGCAGATCGTGATGATCTCGCCCGGCGTCGATCTGGGACCGGTTCCGGTGTTCTCCGATCTGGTGTCACTGCAGTATGTACGCCCCGAGGTCGGCGGTGACGTGCTGTTCGGCAACAGTGACCTCTCCGATGTGCTCACTGCCGATCCCGACGACTACCTGAACCGGGCCACCGAGGACTTCATCGACCTCACCGTCGACAAGGTGGGCACCCGATTTCCCGGCTTCGCCGACGCGGCCATCACCTCGAGCTACGCCGGGTGTTACGACGTCACCCCGGACTGGAATCCGGTCATCTCCGCCGGCGGGCGGGACGGGCTGTTCGTGGCCGCCGGCTTCAGCGGCCACGGGTTCAAGATCGCGCCGGCCGTCGGGCGGCTGGTCGCCGACCTTCTCGTCGACGGTCGCAGCAGCGATCCGCGGATACCCGAGACCGATTTCCGGCTGTCCCGATTCGCTGAGGGGGACTTGCTGAAGAGCCCGTACCCGTATGTGGGTGCGGGCCAGATGCGATAG
- a CDS encoding protein glxC — protein MDEVIRRAGAQRPGDPTQFDLASTPLREVNAALHAPGLSGEFAITNPAGAHNVAVGLDAPVRVRIDGHVGYYAAGMNKQAEVIVDGNAGTGVAENMMSGTVWVKGNASQSAGATAHGGLLVIEGNAAARCGISMKGADIVVGGSAGHMSAFMAQAGRLVIRGDAGEALGDSIYEARLYVRGEIASLGADCVAKEMRAEHHEELGRLLKAAGFEDDDTSSYTRYGSARQLYHFHIDNAEVY, from the coding sequence ATGGACGAGGTGATCCGACGGGCAGGAGCGCAGCGACCCGGGGATCCAACACAGTTCGATTTGGCGTCCACGCCGCTACGCGAGGTCAACGCGGCCCTGCACGCGCCGGGCTTGTCCGGTGAGTTCGCGATCACCAATCCCGCCGGCGCGCATAACGTCGCGGTAGGCCTCGACGCCCCGGTCCGTGTGCGGATCGACGGTCACGTCGGCTATTACGCCGCCGGGATGAACAAACAGGCGGAGGTCATCGTCGACGGCAACGCCGGGACCGGGGTGGCCGAGAACATGATGAGCGGCACCGTCTGGGTCAAGGGGAATGCCTCCCAGTCGGCGGGCGCCACCGCACATGGCGGCCTGCTGGTGATCGAGGGCAATGCCGCTGCGCGGTGCGGAATCTCGATGAAAGGAGCTGACATCGTGGTGGGCGGCAGCGCCGGACATATGAGCGCGTTCATGGCCCAGGCCGGCCGGCTGGTGATCCGCGGCGATGCCGGTGAGGCACTCGGCGATTCGATCTACGAGGCGCGCCTCTACGTTCGCGGCGAGATCGCCTCGCTCGGGGCCGACTGCGTTGCCAAGGAGATGCGCGCCGAGCACCACGAAGAACTCGGCCGCCTGCTCAAGGCCGCCGGATTCGAAGACGACGACACCAGCTCCTACACCCGATACGGCTCGGCACGCCAGCTCTATCACTTCCACATCGACAACGCAGAAGTGTACTAA
- a CDS encoding FMN-binding glutamate synthase family protein yields the protein MTYAEDDRARLGLRESATFDRATIAGIQRAAETGIYDIRGWGAKRALPHFDDLLFLGASMSRYPLEGYRERCGTDVVLGDRHAKHPLHLDIPVTIAGMSFGALSGPAKEALGRGASEVGTSTTTGDGGMTPEERGQSKYLVYQYLPSRYGMNPDDLRKADAIEVVLGQGAKPGGGGMLLGQKISERVAGMRTLPQGIDQRSACRHPDWTGPDDLTIKINELRELTDWEKPIYVKVGATRTYYDVKLAVAAGADVVVVDGMQGGTAATQDVFIEHVGIPTLAAVPQAVQALSELGVHRKVQLIVSGGIRTGADVAKAMALGADAVAIGTAALIALGDNDPKYAAEYEKIGSAAGFYDDFQDGRDPAGISTQDPELAARLDPIEGGRRLANYLRVLTMEAQTIARACGKAHLQHLEPEDLVAVTIEAAAMARVPLAGTSWIPGAGL from the coding sequence ATGACCTACGCAGAAGATGACCGCGCCCGCCTCGGCCTGCGCGAGTCAGCGACGTTCGACCGGGCCACGATCGCGGGTATTCAACGAGCAGCCGAAACCGGCATCTACGACATCCGCGGCTGGGGCGCCAAACGCGCACTCCCCCACTTCGATGACCTGCTGTTCCTCGGCGCATCGATGTCGCGCTACCCGCTGGAGGGCTATCGCGAGCGGTGCGGCACCGACGTCGTGCTCGGCGATCGCCACGCCAAACATCCACTGCACCTGGATATTCCGGTGACGATCGCGGGCATGTCGTTCGGCGCACTGTCCGGGCCTGCCAAGGAGGCGCTCGGGCGCGGTGCCAGCGAGGTCGGCACTTCGACCACCACGGGTGACGGCGGCATGACTCCCGAAGAACGCGGGCAGTCGAAATATCTGGTCTATCAATATCTTCCGTCGCGGTACGGGATGAACCCCGACGATCTCCGCAAGGCCGACGCCATCGAGGTGGTGCTCGGTCAGGGCGCCAAGCCTGGCGGTGGCGGAATGTTGCTGGGGCAGAAGATCTCCGAACGGGTGGCAGGTATGCGCACCCTGCCCCAAGGCATCGACCAGCGCTCCGCGTGCAGGCACCCGGACTGGACCGGGCCCGACGATCTGACCATCAAGATCAACGAGCTGCGGGAGCTCACCGACTGGGAGAAGCCGATCTACGTCAAGGTCGGCGCCACCCGCACCTACTACGATGTGAAGCTGGCGGTGGCAGCGGGGGCCGACGTGGTCGTGGTCGACGGCATGCAAGGTGGCACCGCAGCCACCCAGGACGTGTTCATCGAGCACGTTGGCATCCCGACGCTCGCCGCGGTTCCGCAAGCGGTGCAGGCACTCTCTGAGCTCGGGGTGCATCGGAAGGTGCAACTGATCGTGTCGGGGGGGATTCGCACCGGCGCGGACGTCGCCAAAGCCATGGCCCTGGGTGCCGACGCGGTGGCGATCGGTACCGCGGCACTGATCGCGCTGGGCGACAACGACCCGAAGTATGCCGCAGAATACGAAAAGATCGGCAGCGCAGCCGGTTTCTATGACGATTTCCAGGACGGTCGCGACCCGGCCGGAATCAGCACCCAGGATCCCGAGCTTGCGGCCCGCCTCGACCCGATTGAGGGCGGTCGCCGCCTGGCCAACTATCTGCGGGTGCTGACGATGGAGGCTCAAACCATCGCGCGCGCGTGCGGTAAGGCCCACCTGCAGCACCTGGAACCCGAGGACCTCGTCGCGGTGACCATCGAAGCAGCGGCGATGGCGCGGGTTCCGCTGGCGGGGACGTCGTGGATTCCCGGGGCGGGGCTGTGA